A window of the Prosthecobacter debontii genome harbors these coding sequences:
- a CDS encoding ATP-dependent DNA helicase — protein MISILEALEGSTGGASLAERMHVAFSTEGKLAQSPQFEYRPQQQRMAQLVGGALEKNKPLVVEAATGVGKSLAYLVPAVEYALQQGRKAIICTHTINLQEQLIHKDIPIVKKIVGPFHAELLKGRSNYLCPTRLKNAYSHSGDLFSSSESAELQLIESFFRENPTATLSEMDFTPGARVWSLVCSEAHACTPRRCPPGSGCVYQDVRRRMAEADVLVLNHTLFFTLLAAADEGPIAEDTNFIFPRDFVILDEAHTIENIAAKAFGLHVSESNMRFELGRLYNPKTRKGFFQSLGEQDGIREVSQCIGMVESFFRTAENACKFSGPYAKEFRVREPGLVEDTLSLPLQRVARYAQKAGDAAKSEGQKLELLDLAKRLGNLRVAISAFLDQSEEGHVYWAERSGGDNKVVSFHSAPIDVAPKLEEIFFTGTKACVFTSATLGVGDDEKLNYFRKRVGAWKAQAATIESPFDFQKQMRLYLVKRMPEPSHAQYQEAMQAQIEHFLDLSRGRAFVLFTSYNQMTSMADRIEDFCLDNGWRLLVQGRGMPRHQMLAEFKKDVHSILLGTDSFWTGVDVPGEALSNVIITRLPFAVPDHPVTASRLEHLEEQGLNSFSEYSVPEAILKLRQGVGRLIRSQKDQGMVVILDNRILTKPYGRAFLASLPDCPTEIVG, from the coding sequence ATGATCAGCATTCTCGAAGCCTTAGAGGGCTCCACCGGCGGGGCCTCGCTGGCGGAGAGGATGCACGTGGCCTTCTCCACCGAGGGCAAGCTGGCGCAGTCGCCTCAGTTTGAATATCGCCCTCAGCAACAGCGCATGGCGCAGCTTGTGGGTGGGGCCTTGGAGAAGAACAAACCGCTGGTGGTCGAGGCGGCCACGGGGGTTGGCAAGTCCTTGGCTTACCTCGTGCCAGCCGTGGAATATGCGCTGCAACAAGGGCGCAAGGCGATCATCTGCACCCACACGATCAATCTCCAGGAGCAGCTCATTCACAAGGATATCCCCATCGTCAAAAAGATCGTGGGGCCGTTCCATGCAGAGCTTCTCAAAGGCCGCAGCAACTATCTATGCCCCACCCGGCTGAAGAACGCTTACTCCCACAGTGGCGATCTGTTCAGCAGCAGTGAGTCCGCCGAACTTCAGTTGATCGAGAGTTTTTTCCGAGAAAACCCGACCGCCACGCTGAGTGAGATGGATTTCACCCCTGGAGCCCGGGTGTGGTCCCTGGTGTGCAGTGAGGCTCATGCCTGCACGCCCCGGCGGTGCCCGCCAGGCAGCGGTTGTGTGTATCAGGATGTGCGGCGGCGCATGGCTGAGGCGGATGTGTTGGTGCTGAATCACACGCTGTTTTTCACCCTGCTAGCGGCGGCGGATGAAGGTCCGATCGCGGAGGATACCAACTTCATCTTTCCGCGTGACTTCGTCATTCTTGACGAGGCTCATACGATTGAAAACATCGCCGCCAAAGCCTTTGGCCTGCATGTGAGCGAATCCAACATGCGTTTCGAACTCGGGCGTCTCTACAATCCGAAGACGCGCAAAGGCTTCTTCCAGTCTTTGGGAGAGCAGGATGGCATCCGAGAGGTGTCTCAGTGCATCGGCATGGTGGAGAGCTTTTTCCGCACGGCCGAGAATGCCTGCAAGTTCAGTGGTCCCTATGCCAAAGAGTTTCGCGTGCGCGAACCCGGGCTCGTGGAGGATACCCTCTCCTTACCTTTACAGCGGGTGGCTCGCTATGCCCAGAAGGCGGGTGACGCTGCTAAGAGTGAGGGACAAAAACTGGAACTTCTAGATCTGGCCAAACGCCTGGGCAACCTGCGGGTGGCCATCAGCGCCTTCCTCGATCAAAGCGAAGAAGGTCATGTCTATTGGGCGGAGCGCAGTGGGGGGGACAACAAGGTGGTGTCCTTTCACAGCGCCCCCATTGATGTAGCACCCAAGCTGGAAGAGATCTTTTTCACGGGCACCAAGGCCTGTGTCTTCACCAGCGCCACCCTGGGGGTCGGTGATGACGAAAAGCTGAATTATTTCCGCAAACGTGTCGGTGCCTGGAAAGCTCAAGCCGCCACCATCGAAAGCCCGTTCGACTTCCAGAAGCAAATGAGGCTGTATCTGGTAAAGCGCATGCCGGAGCCCAGCCACGCGCAGTATCAGGAGGCCATGCAGGCACAGATCGAGCACTTCCTCGATCTATCTCGAGGCCGAGCCTTCGTCCTCTTCACCAGTTACAATCAGATGACTTCGATGGCGGATCGGATCGAGGATTTTTGCCTCGATAACGGCTGGCGCCTGCTGGTGCAGGGGCGCGGCATGCCTCGTCATCAGATGCTCGCCGAGTTCAAAAAAGACGTGCATAGCATCTTGTTAGGCACCGATAGCTTTTGGACCGGCGTGGATGTGCCCGGAGAGGCCTTGAGTAACGTCATCATCACCCGCCTCCCCTTTGCCGTGCCGGATCATCCAGTCACTGCCTCCCGCTTGGAGCATCTGGAGGAGCAGGGGCTGAACAGCTTCAGTGAATACAGCGTTCCCGAGGCCATCCTGAAGCTCCGCCAAGGGGTGGGACGTCTCATCCGCTCGCAAAAGGATCAAGGCATGGTCGTGATCCTGGACAATCGCATCCTGACCAAGCCCTATGGTCGCGCGTTCCTGGCCAGCTTGCCGGATTGCCCGACGGAAATTGTGGGATAA
- a CDS encoding M23 family metallopeptidase — MSRFLLPLLIAAATGAQALDLRLPTDNGALLVGDGSGYFQFVDRDFEGVKSTPWQGGQFGFVRDARRVGQRIAYARFHEGMDVKPTQRDAKGNPLDDIHPILPGKVIYVTASAAQSNYGRYLVVQHDLPEGSFYSLYAHLASANVQAGDTVTHASVLGRMGYTGSGIDQRRAHLHVELNLLLNPEFETWHASHFRSPNHHGIYNGMNLLGLDLQALYLAHQKNPDLSLSDFIRSSEAWFEITVPSTAKMDFITRYPWLKDVPTAPVNAWKIRCTRWGLPISVRAADQAAAKPVITWVKEDPIPHYYNTRGLVSNSGQITVSGLQFAELLSGL; from the coding sequence ATGTCACGTTTCCTCCTCCCCCTCCTCATCGCTGCCGCCACAGGTGCCCAGGCACTCGATCTGCGCCTGCCTACCGACAACGGTGCTCTGCTGGTTGGAGACGGCTCCGGCTACTTCCAGTTTGTGGATCGTGACTTTGAAGGCGTGAAGTCCACCCCCTGGCAGGGTGGTCAGTTTGGCTTCGTGCGGGATGCCCGCCGTGTCGGCCAGCGCATCGCATACGCACGTTTTCATGAAGGTATGGACGTCAAACCCACGCAGCGCGATGCGAAAGGGAATCCTCTGGATGACATTCACCCCATCTTACCGGGTAAGGTCATCTATGTCACCGCCAGCGCCGCCCAGAGCAACTACGGGCGCTACCTCGTTGTGCAGCATGATTTACCGGAAGGCAGCTTTTATTCGCTCTATGCCCACCTTGCTTCAGCGAATGTTCAGGCCGGAGATACCGTCACCCACGCCAGTGTCCTTGGTCGCATGGGTTACACCGGCAGTGGCATCGATCAGCGCCGCGCTCACCTGCATGTGGAACTGAACCTTTTGTTAAACCCAGAGTTCGAAACCTGGCATGCCAGTCACTTCCGCTCGCCGAATCATCATGGCATCTACAATGGCATGAACCTGCTGGGGCTGGATCTCCAGGCTCTGTATTTGGCTCACCAGAAGAACCCCGATCTCAGCCTGAGTGACTTCATCCGAAGCAGTGAGGCTTGGTTTGAAATCACCGTTCCCTCCACGGCCAAGATGGACTTTATCACCCGCTATCCCTGGCTGAAAGACGTGCCGACGGCCCCGGTCAACGCGTGGAAAATCCGCTGCACCCGCTGGGGCCTCCCCATCAGTGTGCGTGCTGCCGATCAAGCTGCCGCTAAACCGGTGATCACCTGGGTGAAGGAAGATCCTATTCCCCACTACTACAACACACGTGGCCTCGTCAGCAACAGCGGCCAGATCACCGTCAGTGGTCTTCAGTTTGCGGAGTTGCTCTCGGGGCTGTGA
- a CDS encoding right-handed parallel beta-helix repeat-containing protein — MKIRFALAAWVLGSASFALSDDSAILKEWLGDGGSVTIPAGEYHLDGTAPIPIVSNTTVMAYGARFILPRDLGDKARIVVFAGQNLEHFTWMGGEFVGQVFDPAKQANTWEPNVNTKGIEITTAQDGATHDILFRDVKSNGMAGAVIGVHGLTKKGSEGDVITYAERVAIESCTLLRSGKFMWDYGYLWQILTWPESYEPWEVERAKQYFRMDMIRENVQMADGDDRVVFDNREQSLPVSQLDEPREALSFLTPHLPKNVIHGRQYFVVESHDAFIKISETPGGEPIRFEGNSGEGTRLAYNLSACYLGWAPIGAGPGKGAFDITGARDVRVTGCQLSALGDTMHIQACRNVVFANNHIMGSRMGAFFLAEFCQNATITGNLIDGTNGSRVMSVEKSCTDVTITGNTFRNGGRGSWINQPKNFILQGNVFVNNTTKNEPDMRRGRIAYQTGKPVAFPELYFTLYEEGASYGPVIVRDNVFALGDSAPENAVTFAPNGHDLQMTGNVFQNKPATIVVDPSCQNTQIEANQGADVRRAAVDFNHGRR, encoded by the coding sequence ATGAAGATTCGATTCGCTCTTGCCGCTTGGGTTCTTGGTTCTGCCTCGTTCGCTCTCTCGGATGACTCTGCAATTTTGAAAGAGTGGTTAGGAGATGGCGGCAGTGTCACCATCCCGGCGGGGGAATATCATCTGGATGGAACGGCTCCCATCCCGATTGTATCCAATACCACGGTGATGGCCTATGGCGCTCGGTTCATTCTGCCCAGGGACTTGGGAGATAAAGCTCGCATCGTCGTCTTTGCCGGACAGAACCTCGAACACTTCACCTGGATGGGGGGCGAGTTTGTCGGCCAAGTGTTTGATCCGGCCAAGCAGGCCAACACTTGGGAGCCCAACGTCAATACGAAGGGCATCGAGATCACCACCGCGCAGGATGGTGCCACCCATGACATCCTATTTCGAGATGTGAAATCCAACGGCATGGCAGGTGCCGTGATCGGTGTTCACGGCCTAACCAAAAAAGGATCCGAAGGTGATGTCATCACCTATGCGGAACGTGTGGCAATCGAAAGCTGCACTCTGCTACGCAGCGGTAAATTCATGTGGGACTACGGTTACCTCTGGCAGATATTGACTTGGCCGGAGTCTTACGAGCCTTGGGAGGTGGAACGCGCCAAACAGTATTTCCGCATGGATATGATCCGGGAGAACGTGCAGATGGCGGATGGAGATGATCGGGTGGTGTTTGACAACCGCGAACAGAGCCTGCCTGTCAGCCAGCTCGATGAACCTCGGGAAGCTTTAAGCTTTCTCACGCCCCACTTGCCCAAGAACGTCATCCACGGACGCCAGTATTTCGTTGTCGAATCTCACGACGCCTTCATCAAGATCTCAGAGACGCCTGGAGGTGAACCCATCCGCTTTGAGGGCAACTCAGGAGAGGGAACTCGGCTGGCTTACAATCTCTCCGCTTGCTACCTGGGCTGGGCACCCATTGGAGCAGGCCCTGGGAAGGGAGCCTTCGACATCACCGGTGCCCGTGACGTGCGCGTCACGGGGTGTCAGCTCAGTGCCTTAGGGGATACCATGCACATCCAGGCCTGCCGTAACGTCGTCTTTGCTAACAATCACATCATGGGCTCGCGCATGGGCGCTTTCTTCCTGGCGGAGTTTTGTCAAAACGCCACCATCACAGGCAATCTGATTGATGGCACCAATGGCTCCCGTGTGATGAGTGTGGAGAAGTCCTGCACGGATGTGACCATCACGGGCAATACCTTCCGCAACGGCGGACGCGGAAGCTGGATCAATCAGCCGAAAAACTTCATCCTCCAGGGCAATGTCTTCGTGAATAACACCACCAAGAATGAACCCGACATGCGCCGTGGACGCATCGCTTATCAAACGGGGAAACCGGTGGCCTTCCCTGAACTCTACTTCACGCTCTACGAAGAAGGCGCGAGCTACGGCCCCGTCATCGTGCGGGACAATGTCTTCGCTCTTGGGGATTCAGCGCCCGAGAATGCCGTAACGTTCGCCCCCAACGGCCATGATTTGCAGATGACCGGAAACGTCTTCCAGAACAAACCTGCGACCATCGTGGTCGATCCCTCCTGCCAAAACACGCAGATCGAGGCCAATCAAGGGGCTGACGTGCGCCGTGCGGCGGTGGATTTTAATCACGGTCGCCGCTGA
- a CDS encoding dihydroorotase (catalyzes the formation of N-carbamoyl-L-aspartate from (S)-dihydroorotate in pyrimidine biosynthesis), with product MPTLTGAMTLSLPKWFDLHTHFRQGPATAAYIQAHLEMGCAGALAMPNTQPPVSRVSGAVQSDGWSIESYAADLRAAGAEAFELLIVPLYLTRQTTAAMIEEGAKSGTLRACKYYPPHGTTNAEHGLPMDDLIGGEVLKAMEQYGIVLCIHGEQHALSGPDYIDAQQNAETRFYTERMPRLLAAHPKLRIVCEHITTRAATEFVASAPAHVGATITPQHLLYTLGHLIQGLKYHLYCLPVVKFQDDRAALRKAVTTPGQTKFFAGTDSAPHTTKATACGCAAGCFTGGCAPQLYAMAFEEAGADLTIPQGQRLFENFLSLNGPAFYGFPASAQRFQMEKAASLTAILETPAGPVTPLPIGLNLELTWRLVE from the coding sequence ATGCCTACGCTAACTGGAGCCATGACGCTTTCCCTCCCCAAGTGGTTTGACCTGCACACCCATTTTCGCCAAGGCCCTGCCACGGCGGCTTATATCCAAGCCCACCTCGAGATGGGCTGCGCAGGAGCCCTGGCCATGCCCAATACTCAGCCGCCGGTCTCTCGGGTCTCAGGGGCGGTGCAGAGCGATGGCTGGTCGATCGAGAGTTATGCTGCGGACCTACGTGCTGCTGGTGCCGAGGCTTTTGAGCTACTCATCGTGCCACTTTACCTGACCCGCCAAACCACGGCGGCAATGATCGAAGAGGGGGCGAAATCCGGCACCCTGCGCGCCTGCAAATATTACCCTCCTCACGGCACCACGAATGCCGAGCATGGCCTGCCGATGGATGACCTCATCGGCGGCGAGGTACTCAAGGCCATGGAGCAATACGGCATCGTGCTCTGCATTCACGGCGAGCAGCATGCGCTGAGTGGCCCCGACTACATTGATGCTCAGCAGAATGCGGAGACCCGCTTTTACACCGAGCGCATGCCGCGCCTCCTCGCCGCACATCCCAAGCTGCGCATTGTCTGTGAGCATATCACCACTCGCGCGGCGACTGAGTTTGTGGCAAGCGCCCCCGCTCACGTCGGTGCCACGATCACGCCACAGCACCTGCTTTACACGCTGGGGCATCTGATCCAGGGGCTGAAGTATCACCTCTATTGCCTGCCCGTGGTGAAGTTTCAGGATGACCGGGCTGCTTTACGAAAGGCGGTGACAACTCCTGGACAGACGAAGTTTTTTGCTGGCACCGACAGCGCCCCGCACACGACGAAGGCGACCGCTTGTGGTTGTGCCGCAGGCTGCTTCACGGGAGGCTGCGCACCACAGCTGTATGCCATGGCCTTTGAAGAGGCTGGGGCGGATCTGACCATTCCTCAAGGCCAACGCCTCTTTGAGAACTTCCTCAGTCTGAATGGCCCGGCCTTCTACGGCTTCCCGGCCTCCGCTCAGCGGTTTCAGATGGAGAAAGCGGCCTCTCTGACGGCTATTCTTGAAACCCCAGCCGGCCCTGTGACACCTCTCCCCATCGGGCTCAATTTAGAGCTCACGTGGCGATTGGTAGAGTAG
- a CDS encoding LysR family transcriptional regulator: MRTDLDFQSLELFIALARTKNFTRAAAEMNLSQSALSRSIQKLEEQLGQPLFERKPREVVLTDLGELLLERAKEILKLVEDTFSELSDATRRGRIRLGAIPTIAPYFLPRLLGSFADKHPEVSVLVQEDTTETLIKRCAQGEIDLAIVALPIIAKYLEIEPLFDEELLLVLPVGHPLAEMKAITVEDVGNYPFVMLNEAHCLSENISSFCRRQSVQPVTVERTSQLTTVQELVALDHGVSIVPEMARRIDLSERRLYRSFSGEKPIRTVALMWNAYRYQSKAVAALMEHARTQAACFQASSSES, encoded by the coding sequence ATGAGAACCGACCTCGATTTTCAATCCTTGGAACTCTTCATCGCCCTCGCTCGCACCAAGAACTTCACACGTGCGGCCGCCGAGATGAATCTCTCTCAGTCGGCGCTCAGCCGGTCCATCCAGAAACTGGAAGAGCAGCTCGGGCAGCCCCTCTTTGAGCGCAAGCCCCGCGAGGTGGTGCTGACCGATCTCGGTGAATTGCTCCTGGAGCGAGCGAAGGAAATCCTCAAGCTGGTGGAAGACACTTTTTCGGAGCTTTCGGATGCCACCCGCCGGGGACGCATCCGGCTGGGGGCCATCCCCACCATTGCCCCCTACTTTCTTCCCAGGTTGCTGGGCAGCTTTGCCGACAAACATCCCGAGGTCTCCGTCCTTGTGCAGGAGGATACGACGGAGACGCTGATCAAGCGCTGCGCCCAGGGGGAGATCGACCTTGCCATTGTGGCCCTGCCAATCATTGCCAAATACCTGGAGATTGAGCCGCTGTTTGATGAAGAGCTGCTGCTGGTACTACCGGTAGGCCATCCTTTGGCGGAGATGAAAGCCATTACGGTTGAGGATGTGGGGAATTACCCCTTCGTCATGCTCAATGAAGCGCACTGCCTTTCGGAAAACATCTCCAGCTTCTGCCGTCGCCAATCGGTTCAGCCAGTGACGGTGGAGCGCACCAGCCAATTGACCACGGTGCAGGAACTCGTGGCCTTGGACCACGGCGTGTCCATCGTGCCTGAAATGGCGCGCCGAATTGATCTCAGTGAGCGGCGCCTGTATCGCTCCTTCAGTGGTGAAAAACCCATCCGCACAGTGGCACTGATGTGGAATGCCTATCGGTATCAGAGCAAGGCCGTGGCAGCTCTCATGGAGCATGCACGCACACAGGCCGCCTGCTTCCAAGCTTCGTCATCTGAGAGTTGA
- the katG gene encoding catalase/peroxidase HPI, protein MRFAHRRDSDNALEAWIGNSKKGPLMGWAAYVHPILTNPTIAMKSPKFRGWLTYLSLAPLVLASAQDVSVKPADLSQCPVMGQQAGPSRHTAASAMSNADWWPNQLNLKILHQNSVNGNPMGADFDYAKEFKNLDLAAVKKDLQTLMTTSQKWWPADYGHYGPFMIRMAWHSAGTYRVTDGRGGAGYGTQRFAPLNSWPDNANLDKARRLLWPIKQKYGNKISWADLMILAGNVALESMGFKTFGFAGGRADVWEPQEDIYWGPESEWLGDKRYKDERQLEKPLAAVQMGLIYVNPEGPNGNPDPLLAAKDIRETFSRMAMNDEETVALIAGGHTFGKAHGAADAKNVGADPEGASLEEQGLGWKNKHGKGNAEDTITSGLEGAWTSTPMAWSHGYFTNLFAFEWEKTKSPAGATQWIPKNGAGKDMVPDAHDATKRHVPIMFTTDLALREDPSYQKISKRFLEKPEEFALAFAKAWFKLTHRDMGPAARYLGPEVPKEALIWQDPVPAVDHELINEQDVAALKAKILDSGLTTSQLVSTAWASASTFRGSDKRGGANGARIRLAPQKDWEVNQPEQLAKVLAELEKIQKDFNSAQSNNKKVSLADLIVLGGSAAVEAAAKKGGHEVKIAFTPGRTDATQEMTDVESIGYLEPKHDGFRNYLGHELDRPAAENLVDRAQLLTLTAPEMTALIGGMRVLGTTVGHPDLGVLTKRRGALTNDFFVNLLSMDNEWKKSSVCDHFYEARDRESGDLKWMATAVDLVFGSNSQLRAIAEVYASSDAEAKFVNDFAAAWTKVMNLDRFDLKK, encoded by the coding sequence ATGCGTTTTGCGCATCGCAGGGATTCAGACAATGCATTGGAAGCATGGATTGGAAATAGTAAAAAGGGACCACTTATGGGATGGGCAGCTTATGTCCACCCCATCTTAACCAACCCAACTATCGCCATGAAATCACCTAAATTCAGGGGGTGGCTCACCTACCTGTCTCTCGCACCCCTCGTGTTGGCTTCGGCGCAAGACGTCTCCGTCAAGCCTGCGGACCTCAGCCAATGCCCGGTGATGGGTCAGCAAGCCGGTCCTAGCCGTCACACGGCTGCCAGTGCTATGTCCAACGCGGATTGGTGGCCCAACCAGCTCAACCTCAAGATCCTCCATCAAAACTCGGTGAACGGGAACCCCATGGGAGCTGACTTCGACTACGCAAAAGAGTTCAAGAACCTGGACTTGGCAGCGGTGAAAAAAGATCTCCAAACGCTCATGACCACCTCCCAAAAGTGGTGGCCGGCTGACTATGGCCACTACGGCCCATTCATGATCCGCATGGCCTGGCACAGCGCGGGCACCTATCGTGTCACAGATGGTCGTGGCGGTGCGGGCTACGGCACCCAACGCTTTGCCCCTCTCAACAGCTGGCCAGACAATGCCAACCTGGATAAAGCCCGTCGACTGCTGTGGCCGATCAAACAGAAGTATGGCAACAAGATCTCCTGGGCCGACTTGATGATCCTGGCAGGTAACGTGGCGCTCGAATCCATGGGCTTTAAGACCTTCGGTTTCGCCGGAGGCCGAGCCGATGTGTGGGAGCCACAGGAGGACATCTACTGGGGACCTGAAAGCGAATGGCTGGGCGACAAACGCTACAAGGATGAGCGCCAGTTGGAGAAACCCCTCGCCGCAGTGCAGATGGGTCTCATCTACGTCAACCCCGAAGGCCCGAACGGCAATCCTGACCCACTTCTCGCAGCCAAGGACATTCGCGAGACCTTTAGCCGCATGGCCATGAACGACGAAGAAACCGTCGCTCTCATCGCAGGGGGGCACACCTTTGGCAAAGCCCACGGAGCTGCTGATGCGAAGAACGTCGGTGCCGATCCTGAAGGTGCTTCCTTGGAAGAGCAGGGCCTGGGTTGGAAAAACAAACACGGCAAGGGCAACGCCGAAGACACCATCACCAGCGGTCTCGAAGGTGCCTGGACCTCCACCCCCATGGCCTGGTCTCATGGTTATTTCACTAACCTCTTCGCCTTTGAATGGGAAAAGACCAAAAGCCCGGCTGGAGCCACCCAATGGATTCCCAAAAATGGCGCTGGCAAGGACATGGTGCCCGACGCCCACGATGCCACCAAGCGCCACGTGCCCATCATGTTCACGACGGACCTCGCTCTGCGTGAAGACCCAAGCTACCAGAAAATCTCCAAGCGTTTCCTGGAGAAGCCTGAGGAGTTTGCGCTGGCCTTCGCTAAAGCTTGGTTCAAGCTTACCCACCGCGACATGGGCCCTGCAGCACGTTACCTCGGCCCCGAGGTGCCTAAAGAAGCCCTCATCTGGCAAGACCCCGTGCCTGCCGTGGATCATGAGCTGATCAATGAACAAGACGTGGCCGCACTCAAAGCCAAGATCCTCGATTCCGGACTGACCACCTCTCAACTCGTCAGCACCGCCTGGGCTTCCGCATCCACCTTCCGCGGCAGTGATAAGCGTGGCGGTGCCAATGGTGCCCGTATTCGCCTGGCGCCCCAGAAAGACTGGGAAGTGAACCAGCCTGAGCAGTTGGCTAAGGTGCTCGCTGAATTGGAGAAGATCCAAAAAGACTTCAATAGCGCTCAGTCCAACAACAAGAAGGTTTCTCTTGCCGACCTCATCGTGCTCGGTGGCAGTGCCGCTGTGGAAGCTGCCGCCAAAAAAGGTGGTCACGAGGTGAAGATCGCCTTCACCCCAGGCCGCACCGATGCCACCCAGGAGATGACCGACGTCGAATCCATCGGTTATCTCGAGCCGAAGCATGATGGCTTCCGCAACTACCTGGGGCATGAGTTGGATCGTCCCGCAGCTGAAAACCTTGTGGACCGCGCGCAACTGCTCACGCTGACTGCCCCAGAAATGACGGCCCTCATCGGCGGCATGCGCGTGCTGGGAACCACCGTGGGGCATCCTGATCTCGGCGTCCTCACCAAGCGTCGCGGTGCGCTCACCAACGATTTCTTCGTCAACCTGCTGAGCATGGACAACGAATGGAAGAAATCCTCCGTCTGTGACCACTTCTACGAAGCCCGTGACCGTGAATCAGGTGATTTAAAGTGGATGGCGACGGCTGTGGATCTTGTCTTCGGTTCCAACTCCCAGCTTCGGGCCATTGCTGAGGTCTATGCGAGTTCGGATGCGGAAGCCAAATTCGTGAATGACTTCGCCGCTGCCTGGACCAAGGTCATGAATCTGGATCGCTTCGATCTCAAGAAATAA
- a CDS encoding FAD-dependent oxidoreductase, which produces MNRHLLLSLLLAPTLLAASAEPKEHTAEIVVYGDSPSAITAAIEVAESRRSVLLVSPVQHLGGITVEGLGSQDVDKRAGNGQPIGGLAKEFFMRIARAYDPKAKEPKYKFRSSMAEQVIDQWLQEMKVPVLRGKRISEAEGAVTQEGGRITSFLCEDGTRIHGKVFIDGTVEGDLMAFSGVSYTWGREGNAKYGETVGGVINPTLEQQFQVKVDPYKVPGDPASGTIVGVQNEEVGIHGTGDKSCMGFCFRLPLTKDPENKIPILAPERYQASDYEIYRRFIAAGGMNDWLDGPGSRTTDPKKRLIDLGSWHELSANFYGRNHGYPNGSYSERKAIYDEHRRYTQGLIYFLSNDPSVPDKIRQEWSQWGLCADEFTDNGGWPRMLYLRSSRRMISDYIITEADVLERPRENGMGGFLNPAPPVSDPIGISWWFVDLHAARTVIKDGHVYNEGAFINYKNYAPFGIPYRAIVPKRSECTNLIVPSALSASYAGYGAVRLEWTFMVLGQSAGAAAALAVEKACAVQDVPYAELKENLLARGQKLEPLTAE; this is translated from the coding sequence ATGAATCGTCATCTGCTTCTGTCTTTACTTCTGGCTCCCACCCTTTTGGCTGCCTCGGCTGAGCCCAAAGAACACACGGCTGAGATCGTCGTTTACGGAGACTCTCCCTCCGCCATCACGGCGGCGATCGAAGTCGCCGAGAGTCGCCGAAGCGTGCTCCTGGTTTCTCCGGTTCAGCATCTGGGAGGAATCACGGTCGAGGGATTGGGCAGCCAGGATGTGGATAAACGAGCGGGCAATGGCCAACCCATCGGTGGTTTAGCCAAGGAGTTTTTCATGCGGATCGCACGTGCGTATGATCCCAAGGCTAAAGAACCGAAATACAAGTTTCGTTCTTCCATGGCCGAACAAGTGATTGATCAATGGTTGCAGGAAATGAAAGTCCCCGTGCTTCGTGGGAAACGCATCTCTGAAGCCGAAGGCGCTGTGACCCAGGAAGGCGGGCGCATCACCAGCTTCCTCTGCGAGGATGGCACGCGCATCCATGGCAAGGTCTTCATCGATGGCACGGTCGAGGGCGACCTCATGGCTTTTTCAGGGGTCAGCTACACCTGGGGTCGAGAAGGCAATGCGAAGTATGGAGAAACCGTTGGTGGCGTCATCAATCCCACTCTGGAGCAGCAGTTCCAGGTGAAAGTGGACCCTTACAAAGTCCCCGGTGATCCGGCCTCAGGCACGATTGTGGGCGTGCAAAATGAAGAAGTGGGAATCCATGGCACTGGGGATAAGAGTTGCATGGGTTTTTGCTTCCGATTGCCACTCACCAAGGATCCCGAGAACAAGATTCCCATCCTCGCTCCGGAACGTTACCAAGCCTCAGACTATGAAATCTATCGCCGCTTCATCGCCGCAGGTGGCATGAACGATTGGCTCGACGGCCCTGGCAGTCGAACCACCGATCCCAAAAAGCGCCTGATTGATTTGGGGAGCTGGCATGAACTCTCTGCCAACTTCTATGGTCGCAATCATGGTTATCCCAATGGCAGCTACAGCGAGCGCAAGGCCATTTATGACGAACACCGTCGTTACACCCAAGGCCTGATTTACTTTCTGTCGAACGATCCGTCTGTTCCTGACAAGATCCGCCAGGAGTGGTCTCAGTGGGGACTCTGTGCGGACGAGTTCACCGACAACGGTGGCTGGCCACGCATGCTTTATCTGCGCAGCAGCCGACGCATGATCTCCGACTACATCATCACCGAGGCCGATGTCCTAGAGCGACCCCGTGAAAACGGAATGGGAGGCTTCTTAAATCCGGCCCCTCCCGTCTCGGACCCTATCGGCATCAGTTGGTGGTTCGTAGATCTCCATGCCGCGCGCACGGTGATCAAAGACGGTCACGTCTACAATGAGGGCGCCTTCATCAACTACAAGAACTACGCCCCCTTCGGCATTCCTTATCGCGCCATCGTTCCGAAGCGGAGCGAGTGCACCAACCTCATTGTTCCCTCAGCTCTTTCCGCCTCTTATGCAGGCTACGGTGCCGTTCGTCTGGAGTGGACCTTCATGGTCCTCGGCCAATCTGCCGGTGCCGCCGCTGCTTTAGCCGTCGAAAAAGCCTGTGCCGTCCAAGATGTCCCCTACGCTGAGTTGAAAGAGAACCTGCTCGCACGAGGGCAGAAATTGGAGCCGTTAACTGCCGAGTGA